The proteins below are encoded in one region of Helianthus annuus cultivar XRQ/B chromosome 2, HanXRQr2.0-SUNRISE, whole genome shotgun sequence:
- the LOC110922470 gene encoding GATA transcription factor 16, translating into MGDVSDKGSECDEMMKCEMSPERGGSGSSDGGGDLIKSCVDCGTTKTPLWRGGPAGPKSLCNACGIRSRKKRSGSMGTQKDDKKPKKTSTASGGDSQSSDLTTSKSNSMCLKKRLMVYGSEMVLQRPRSRVTKKRRMVGEEEQAAILLMALSCGSVFA; encoded by the exons ATGGGGGATGTAAGTGATAAG GGTTCTGAGTGTGATGAGATGATGAAATGTGAGATGAGTCCGGAAAGAGGTGGATCGGGTTCATCGGACGGTGGTGGTGATTTGATCAAAAGTTGTGTGGATTGTGGGACCACTAAAACGCCTCTCTGGAGAGGGGGTCCAGCTGGACCTAAG TCTTTATGCAATGCATGTGGGATCAGAAGCAGGAAGAAGAGAAGTGGATCAATGGGTACACAAAAAGATGATAAAAAACCAAAGAAAACCAGCACTGCATCTGGTGGTGATAGTCAAAGTAGTGATTTGACCACCAGTAAGAGTAACAGCATGTGTTTGAAGAAGAGATTAATGGTGTATGGTTCAGAAATGGTGTTGCAGAGACCAAGATCAAGGGTGACTAAGAAGAGAAGGATGGTTGGAGAAGAAGAACAAGCTGCAATCTTATTAATGGCTTTATCTTGTGGTTCTGTTTTTGCTTGA
- the LOC110896216 gene encoding uncharacterized protein LOC110896216, producing MNTPYVTLFHLSYHHHNLLLPPPPPPPSITTTTTSSTLQRLHNHQRRLSLLHHHPHTSTTITPPPHHNYQDPARAVFPATMVSYNSGHKETHSSPAPPYSPIFSNSNQDRNSSNSLYKHESK from the coding sequence ATGAACACTCCTTATGTCACTCTCTTTCATCTCTCTTACCACCACCACAACCTTCttctaccaccaccaccgccgcctccttccatcaccaccaccactacctcATCTACACTACAGCGCCTCCACAACCATCAACGTCGCCTCTCTCTCTTGCATCACCACCCTCACACAAGCACCACCATCACACCACCCCCACACCACAACTATCAAGATCCGGCAAGAGCCGTTTTTCCGGCGACCATGGTGAGCTACAACAGCGGTCATAAAGAAACCCATAGCAGTCCGGCACCACCGTATTCTCCCATATTCTCAAATTCAAATCAAGATAGAAATTCATCAAACTCTCTTTACAAACATGAATCAAAGTAG